In Neptuniibacter halophilus, the genomic stretch GGCGGTGATCAGCCTGGCCGAGATTGCGCCGGCCGCACTTTATCTGCACTACCTGTGGGGGATCCTGCTGGCTCAGATCGCGATATATGGCCCGGGGCCGCTGGCTCTCGATAGCTTCGCGCGCAAATTGATGCCGAAAGCCTGAGGCTGGGAGAGTGGTAAAACGCTGAGGCTGTTTTACCACCATCTTTTGTTGAGGGCTGCGAAAGCGGTGCTTTCTTGTCTCAAAATGCTCTTGTGGTCGCATTTTTCGAACCACATCGATGCTTCTCATCCGGCCTTTAGTCACCAAACAAAAAGCCCCGCACTCTCTTAAGGTAGAGAATCGAGGCTTTGAGTTTAGTGCCCAGAGGCGGATCAATGCCGCAGGCATTAACACATCGGAACGCAGTGACGATAGCCCGAAGGGTGAGCGCGCAGCGCGAATAATCGAACAGGTTCGGTGACGCCCAGAGATACTTAATCTTTGAAAGCTATACTACTAATGTTGGGAGGAGCTGCTCGAGGCGGAATGATCTTAATTTCCTTTGTGGAAATTAAGCCCCTCTCGGGTGAGAGGGCTGCGAAAGCGATGCTTTCTTGTCTCAAAATGCTTCTGTGGTCGCATTTTGTCGAACCACATCGGTGCTTCTCATCCGGCCTGTAGTCACCAAACAAAAAGCCCCGCTGATAGCGAGGCTTTGAGTTTGGTGCCCAGAGGCGGAATCGAACCACCGACACGGGGATTTTCAATCCCCTGCTCTACCGACTGAGCTATCTGGGCGCTGGGTGCAGATTGTCTGCTGAATAAAAAGCCCCGTTAGGTAACGAGGCTTTAAAATAAGTGGTGCCCAGAGGCGGAATCGAACCACCGACACGGGGATTTTCAATCCCCTGCTCTACCGACTGAGCTATCTGGGCAACTCAAGTGGCGCGTATTAAACCGTCTTAGCGGAACACTGTCAACCACTTGTTACAAAAAAACTATTTCGAAGGGGGAACGTAACCTTCGGCCTTCTCGTAGTCGCCGCCGTCCATGAATTTTTCCATTTCGGTCTGAAGAAATTCGCGGGTGGAGGGGTCCATCAGGCTGAGGTGTTTTTCGTTGATGATCATGGTCTGGTGGTCGGTCCACTCTTTCCATGCTTTTTTCGAAACATTGTCGTAAATCTCCTGGCCTTTGGCACCCGGGTAAGGTGGGCGGTCCAGTCCTTCCAGTTCTTCTTTGTATTTACGGCAAAATACGGTGCGGCTCATGCATGTGCTCCAAACTTTTATGATTCGGCCAGTTGTTGCAGCAGCTTTTTAACCGGGGCTGCCAGGCCGACGTTTTCTGGTTGCTCTATGTTATACCAGAGCAGCGGTTTGCCTTCCATGACAGAGTCTGTAGGGGTATTTACCCTTGCCCTGACCGGGGTTATATCCAGATGGAAGTGGCTGAAGGTGTGGCGCAGGGGTTCCAGCACCTGAATGCTTGCCTGATCGAGCTCCAGACCGGTTTCGCTCAGGGTGTCGCGCAGGTCGCTGACTTGCGGCAGGCTCCAGAGTCCGCCCCAGAGTCCGGTGGGTGGACGCTGGTAGAGCAGAACTTCTTTGCCCTGATCCTGTTGTAACAACAGCATATAGGTTTGTTTTACCGGTTGGGTTTTCTTCGGTTTAGGGGCCGGTAACTGATCGGTTTTACCCTGTTTAAAGGCTTCACAGTGGGGTTGCAGCGGGCAGAGCAGGCAACTGGGCTTGCTCCGGGTGCAGAGGGTGGCTCCGAGATCCATCATCGCCTGGGTGTAATCGCCGACCCGCTGACGAGGGGTGTTCTGTTCGGCATATTGCCAGAGCCGTTTTTGATTCGCGGTGGTGCCGGGCCAGCCTTCCAGCGCATAAAACCGGGCCAGAACGCGCTTGACGTTACCATCGAGGATCGGCGCCCAGCGGCCACTGCTGATCGAGAGCACTGCGCCGGCGGTGGAGCGGCCGATACCGGGTAGTTCTGAGAGTTCCTCTACGCTGAGAGGAAACTGTCCCTGATGGTTGTGGGTAACGATCTGAGCGGTTTTGTGAAGGTTACGGGCACGGGCGTAATAACCGAGCCCGGTCCAGAGATGGAGTACCTCATCCTGTTCCGCTGCTGCCAGCGCTTCGACGCTGGGAAAGCGTTCGATAAAGCGCTGGTAGTAGGGAATGACCGTGGTCACCTGGGTCTGCTGCAACATGATCTCAGAGATCCAGGTGTGGTAGGCGGTTTTGTTTTCCTGCCAGGGCAGGTCGTGACGGCCGTGCTGGTCAAACCAGTCCAGTACGGCCGTGGAGAATTGCTCAGGTTGCATCAGTTACCAAACAGGCCTTTCAGTTTATCGCCAAGTTTCTCTTTTACTTTTTCTTCGACTTCGGCTTTTTTCTCTTCTACCTTGGCCTTGGCTTTCTCCTTAACCTGTTTTTTCAGGGCATTGGTGATAAAGCTCAGGTCTGGTTTACAGAGTTTTGCCGGGTCGGTGTTAAAGCTGCCTTTACAGTCGACAGGAATCTCTACACCTTCCAGTTTATCCGGGAAGGAGCAGGTTTCTTTGAACAGGTTGCGCTCCACCATAAAGCCAAGGCGGTAGTCCAGCATCTGTTGTGGCAGGTTGACGGTGCCTTTACCGCTGAGGCTCATGGCATCGAGCGCGGCTTTCAGGTCCTGATTGCTGACCACACCGTTTTTGATCGTGGTTGAAGCGCCCATATTGGCGAATGGGGTGGAGCGGTCCACTTCCTGAGTGTTAATACCCAGAGAGCTGACGTTGTTCATGCCCTGACATACGGTCTGGGCCATATCGATACCGTGCAGCACACCATCGGTCATATTGACCTGTGCGGTACCGGTCATGCTGTTAACAAAGTCATGAACTGAGTTGCCGCGCAGGGTAATGTTGGAGCTGGAGTTAAGTGCGCCGGTAATCTGGGCTTCGCCCGCCATAGCCGTCAGCACTTCGCCGATCTGAATTCCTTTTACCGTTTTGTTCGAGGTGATGACCGGGGTGTTGTTGCGAACATCCACGGTGACATTGTTACGCACGGTGCCGCTGTAGAGGTCGGCGTCGATTTTGCTGGCTTTGATCAGGCCGCCGTGGGCGCTGACCTGCAACAGAATATTGCTGACATCCATTTTAGACACATGCAGTGCGCTCAGGCCCAGTTTGGCATCCAGCTCCAGTGCACGCAGTGCATCGATCGGCAGGATCGGGTCTTTCGGGTAAGCGCTGCCGCCCTGACTGCTGCCGGAGGCCTTAGCGCTGGTCTGCTGAGGTTGTTCGCTGGCCGGTGGCATGTAGCGGTCTGCATTCAGTTTGTCACCCTGCAGGTTAACGCTGATATTGCTGTTGGCCAGATTGTAAGCAGCAGAGCCATTGAAGCTGGTGTCATCCAGTTTCAGGTTGAGGCTTTTGGCGGTCAGCGTATTGGCAGGCCCTGTCAGTTCCATATTCATGCTGATCGCTTTGAGTACGTTCGGGTCAGTGGTCTTAACTTCTGCCTGACCGACACTGCTGAGCAGCTTGTTCAGATCAAATGGCGCGACCGCCAGTTTGCCGCTGATCTCCGGGGCTGCGAAGTTTTTCACGGCCAGCGCGCCTTCGGCTTTGAGATTGGCCAGGCCGAGGCTGAGGTTGTTCAGGTTCAGCATCTGCCGGGTCAGGTCGGCATCAATATCGGCTTTAGTCGCCAGTGTCAGTGAGTTGCCCGCCAGCGGTTTGCCGCTGAGGTTGATCTCGCTGTCGAGACCTTTGATTTTGTACTGCTGTTTATCCAGATCCAGATAAAACTCGGCGGCCAGCTTAGCGATGGCTTTGATCTGCTCTTCGCCCTTAACGCTCTGGGTTGCGGTAAAACTCAGTTCAGCCGGGAAGAACGCCTGTGTCACGACCTGACCGGAACTCATGTTGAAGTCGCTGAGCAGGGCTTCGCTGTCGCTGGTTTTATCCAGATAGCTGATACGGCCATTACTGATCTGGATGCTGTCGATATCCAGTGCCAGCGCGGGGCCGGCTTCACCAGCACTGTCGGCAGAACCGCTGTCTGCCTGCTGAGTGCCTTGTGAGGTGCTGATTGTGGCGCTCCAGTTGTTGCTGCCATCTTTCTCCTGAATCAGGTTCAGATTCAGACCATCAACCACTACGCTCTGCATTTCGACCTGACCGGAGAACAGTGCGGCAATGCGAACAGAAACCTGTGCCTGATTGAGGCTGGCCAGATCGGGCTTGCCGGGGAACTTAACATCGATTTTGTTAACTTCGAGACCCAGCCATGGGAACACGGACCAGCCGATATCACCGTTAATTTTCAGCTCGACGCCGCCTTTTTCCAGTGCCGCCTGCTCGATCTCCGGCTTGTATTCATTGGGGTCGAAAAATGCCCCCAGAATTGCTCCGCCGGCGAGAATAACCACAACCACCAGGGCGGCTAATCCAGCGATGATTTTCAGCAAACCTTTCATTGTTCTCTCCTTGGTCCAGGTTCCGAAGGGTTGAGGATAAACGGAATTAGTGAAGTTTCAACGGCAAAGCCTGAAGGTCGGATTAATAATTCAGCAGCAGACCCGGTTTTTACCCTCGTTCTTGGCTTTGTAGAGGGCCAGATCGGCCTGTTTCAGCATCATTTCCCGGTCGGAAAACGCCAGATCCAGTTCACCGACACCGATGCTGGCGGTCACCTGCAGCACTTCACCGTGCATGATCTCGATCTCAAGCTGACGCAGTTGTGCCAGATAGCGTTCGGCGATCTGCACCGCCTGCTGCTTACTGGTTTCCGGGAGAATGATCATAAATTCCTCGCCGCCGTACCGGCAGACAAAATCGTGGGCCCGGGAGTAGCGATCCAGCGCCCGGGCCGTGCGTTTCAGAACCGCATCACCGGCATCATGGCCGAAGGTATCGTTGATCTGTTTGAAGTTATCCAGATCCAGCAGGATGGCGCAGATCGGTCGCTGCCGACGGGTGGCTTCCTGACAGAGCTTCTTCAGTTGCTTGCGACCCTCGCGCCGGTTGTAGATGCCGGTCAGGTCGTCATAGGTCGCCAGACGCTGAAATTTTTTCTCCAGAATTTTTTGCTCAGTAATATCGATAATGGCACCGAGCAGCCCGGCGACATTGCCCTGTTCATCCACAAAGGTGGCTTTGTGGAACTTAACGTAGATGGTCTCTTCTCCTGCCCGGTGTACCGGGGTTTCGTAAATCTGGGTGCCGGGGTTGGCCAGTAGCTCCTGATCAGATGCGTGGAAGATGGAGGCCGGGATTTTGTCGAACAGTTCGAACACATCTTTGCCGATGATCTGCTCCCGCTGCAGGCCGACATACTCTTCGTAGGCCCGGTTGCAGCCGAGATAACGGAAATTCAGATCTTTATAGTAGATAGGGAAAGGCAGGGCATCAATAACCAGCAGCAGAACCTGATGGTTGTCTTCGAGTAGTTGGTGCAGAACCTCATCGTTCATCGCGCTGGCTTTCTCCCGGAGGCTGAATACTTAAAAGATAGATCAGGAGTCAGTGCTTTGCTGGTTAAGGGCCGCTTCTCATGTGCATGGATCAGGTGTTGGTTGTATAATCTGCGCTCTGTTTAACCTAGCGGGAGATAACCATGGCGGAACGTACAGCCAAGGTAAGCCGAAATACTCTGGAGACGCAGATCACTGTGTCGGTCAATATCGATGGTAGCGGTCAGTTTAAGGCTGAAACCGGTGTGCCTTTTCTTGAGCACATGATGGAGCAGATCTCCCGTCATGGTCTGATCGATCTTGATATCCATGCGGTGGGCGATACCCACATTGATGACCACCATACGGTGGAAGATATTGGTATTACTCTGGGTCAGGCGTTTAAGGAAGCCGTGGGTGATCGTAAAGGGATCATGCGCTACGGCCACGCTTACTGCCCGCTGGATGAGGCACTGTCCCGTGTTGTGATTGATTTCTCCGGTCGTCCGGGTCTGGACATGAAAGTAGAGTTCACCCGTGGCAATATCGGTCGTTTTGATACTCAGTTGTTCTGGGAGTTTTTCCAGGGCTTCGTTAATCACGCCGGCGTGACTCTGCATATTGACAATATCAAAGGTTTCAACGCTCACCATCAGGCGGAGACGATCTTTAAAGCCTTTGGTCGTGCCCTGCGTTACGCGCTGGAAATTGATGCGCGCGCAGCGGACGTTATGCCATCCACTAAGGGGTGTTTGTAAACCATGTCGACGGTAGCGGTAATCGACTACGGAATGGGCAACCTGCACTCGGTTGCCAAGGCGCTGGAATTTGTTCAGCCCGGTGTTGAGGTTTGGGTCACAGCCGACCCGGAACGGGTTGCCAGCGCTGATCGGGTAATCCTGCCCGGTGTTGGTGCGATGCGTGATTGTATGGCAGAGATCCTGCGCGCAGGAGTGGATAAAGAGGTCACTGATGCAATCAACTCCGGCAAGCCGTTTCTCGGTATTTGTGTCGGAATGCAGGCCCTGCTGCAGCGTTCAGAAGAGAACGGCGGTGTGGACTGTCTGGCGCACTTCGACGGTGAAGTGAAATACTTCGGTGATGATCTGCGTGAAGAGGGCGACCGGCTTAAAGTTCCGCATATGGGCTGGAACGAAGTGGCGCAGATGATCGATCATCCCCTGTGGAGCGAGATCGAAGATGGCAGCCGCTTCTATTTTGTCCACAGCTACTACGTGCAGTCAGAACAGCGTGATCTGGTGGCGGGCGTTTGCCGTTACGGTCTGCAGTTTGATGTGGCACTGGCGCGGGATAACGTGTTTGCGGTGCAGTTCCACCCGGAGAAAAGCTCGAAGGCGGGTCTGCAACTTCTGAAAAATTTCCTCAACTGGGACGGTAAGATCTGATGGCTCTGGCAAAACGCATTATTCCCTGTCTGGATGTGGAAAACGGCCGTGTAGTTAAGGGCGTTAAGTTTGTCGATATCCGCGATGCGGGTGACCCGGTTGAGGTTGCCAAACGCTACGACGAGCAGGGCGCTGACGAGATCACCTTTCTCGATATCACCGCGACGCACGAAGGTCGTGACACGATGGTTGAAACGGTTGAGCGGATGGCCTCTCAGGTATTTATCCCGCTGACTGTGGGGGGCGGTATCCGCACCTGCGAAGATATCCGTACCATGCTTAATGCCGGTGCCGATAAGGTATCCATTAACTCGGCGGCGGTGTTTAACCCTGAGTTTGTGAAAGAAGCCTCTGATCGCTTCGGTTCTCAGTGCATTGTGGTGGCGATCGACGCGAAAAAGGTCTCTGCCGCAGACGAAGAGGATCGCTGGGAGATCTTCACCCACGGTGGCCGCAAGCCAACCGGTATCGATGCCATTGAGTGGGCGCGGAAGATGGTGGCGCTTGGCGCCGGTGAGATCCTGCTGACCTCGATGGATCAGGACGGGGTGAAGAACGGTTACGATATTGCCCTGACCCGTGCGATCAGCGAAGCGGTCAATGTACCGGTGATCGCCTCCGGTGGTGTTGGTAATCTGGATCATCTGGTCGAAGGCTGTATTGAAGGAAAGGCAGATGCGGTACTGGCGGCATCAATCTTCCACTTTAATGAGTACACCGTGCCGCAGGCGAAAGCCTACATGCGGGAACGGGGCATAGAAGTCCGGCTCTGATCAGAACCTGAAAGCCTCGCACTGCGGGGCTTTTTTGTATCTGCCGGACACCGCTCAGGTTTTGAACGAGTCTGGTGCTCAGGCGGGTCATGATGCATTATCAGCCATATCACAAACCATATAACAGGGATGAGTATGAGATATTGGGCCGGTTTCACACTGCTGCTTTTCTGTGGGCTTTTAAATGCAGCGGGGTCTGTAGTGGTTAAACCACTGGACGAATTACTGCAGCCTTCATCTGACAGCGCGCCGGCTGAAGTGGTTAACGAAGAGCACTCGCTGCTCAGTGCCCGTATCAGCGCCAGAGTCGAGCAGGTGCTGGTTCAGGTCGGCGATCAGGTGCAACAGGATCAGCCACTGCTGAAACTGGAATGCCGCGATTACGAGCTCGCACAGCAACAGGCCGAAGCGGCTGTGCAGGCTCTTCAGGCCCAGTTGCAACTGGCCCGGCAACAACTCTCCCGCGCGCAACGTCTGCTGCAACAGAAAAATGCCTCTCAGGAACTGCGTGACCAGCGTCAGGCCGAACTCAATAGTTTGCTGGCACAGCAGCAGGGCAGCAAAGCGGCGCTGGCTGAAGCCGGGCTGATGGTGCAGCGTTGTACCCCATTGGCGCCGTTTGCCGGCGTGATTACTTCCCGTCAGATCAGCCCCGGTGCACTGGTGGCACCGGGCACGCCGATGCTCAAAGTTCTGCGTCAGGGCAGTCAGGAGGTCAGTGCTGCCCTGACCCGGGAGCAGGCAGCGCAACTGCGCCGCAGCCCGGAGATCTGGCTGCAGTTGAATCAGCAGCGATATCCGTTACAGCTCCGGGCTATTCTGCCGTTGCTGGAAAGCCGGGCCCGTACTCAGCAGGTCAGACTCGGCTTCAGCGCTGAACCAGCGATTTCCGGTGCCAGTGGCCGGTTGTTCTGGCAGTCAGGGGAGCAGCGCCTGCCGATTCGCTATGTTGCGTCCCGGCAGGGGCAGCTGGGCGTGATGCAGGTGGTGGATGGCAAGGCACAGTTTGTTGTGCTCCCGGATGCCATTGAGGGGCAAGCGGCCCGGGTCGGTCTGCCCGGCGACAGTCTGATTATTGTCGAGGGGCAACACTCGGTTATTGACGGCGCAAGTGTCACTCTGGCCGGTGAGGAATAGAGGGATGATGAGCCGTTTATTCCGCAATCATGTGCTGGCGAATCTGACCTTTGTTCTGGTGCTGGTCATCGGCGCGCTGTGTTATCAGTTGCTGCCGCGGCAACAGGATCCGACGATCAACTTCAACTGGGTGGTAGTGACCACCGTGTTGCCCGGAGCCAGTGCCGGGGATATTGAAAAGCGGGTGACTGACCCGCTGGAAGATGCGATAGAAAATGTCTCAGATATCAAATTTGCCTCCTCTAACAGCCGTGAGGCCGTATCCAGCCTGTTGATCCGGTTTCAGGATATTGATGCCCGGACTTTTGATAAGCGCATCAACGATCTGCGCCGTGAGATACAGAATGTTGAGGATGAGCTGCCGGAGAACGCCTCCGATCCGGTGATCCTTGAGCTGACCAGCGCCAACGCTTTCCCCAGTGTGACGGTCGCGGTAACCGCACTGGATGATGACGAAAACCTGCGGATTCAGGCCCGGAATATCGAAGAGGATCTGGAGCGTCTGGCCGGCATTGACCGGGTGGACCCGGTGGGGCTTGATGACCCGGAACTGCAGGTCAACTTTGATCCGGCGGTGTTACAGGCACTGTCTCTTTCGCCCACTGATCTGGCAGATACAGTAGCGGTATGGTTCCGCGATATCTCCGCCGGCAGTGTTGAGGTGGGCGGTCAGTCCTGGCTGGTGCGGATGGTCGGGCGCAGTGCCGACCCGGATCAGGTGAAGCAGATTCCGCTGGTGGGGCTGCAGGGGCAGGAGATCCGGCTGAGCCGGATTGCCGAGGTTACACAAACCCGTGAAAAAGCAGCGCAGGATGCGGTGATTAACGGCAAGCCTGCTGTTGTGCTGGCGGTTATGAAAAAGGCGGATGCCAATACGCTGGAGCTGGTGGAGCGGGTTAAAACCTACATGGATCAGCGGAACCTGCTGGCGACCTCCACCGGCGTTGAACTGGTTATGGTCGATGATCAGACCATTCCCACCCGGGAGGCGATCAGCCTGATGCAGAATAATGCCCTGATCGGCCTGCTGCTGGTGCTTCTGGTGGCGTGGCTGTTCCTTGGCGCACGCATCGCTTTTCTCACCGCCATCGGTATTCCTTTTATTCTCGCCGGTACTTTCTGGGTGCTCTGGGGGATGGGAGAAACGCTGAATGTAACGGTGCTGCTGGGCGTCGTGATCGTACTCGGGATGCTGGTGGATGATGCGGTGGTTGTGGTCGAGGCGATTTACTACCGTATGCAGCTCGGACAGCCGGCCTATCAGGCCACCTTGGCCTCACTCAGTGAAGTGGGGCGACCGGTGATCAGCGCCGTCCTCACCACCATGGCGGCATTTATGCCACTGATGCTGCTGCCGGGCATTCTCGGTGATTTTATGCGGGTGATCCCGATGGTTGTCACCATTGCACTGGCGATCTCGCTGATTGAAGCGTTCTGGATGCTGCCGGTGCACGTCAGCGTAGCGCGGGTAAGTTTTGCCGATCCCGGCCGGATGCAGCGGTTCCGGGTCAGGATGACCCACAAAATTCAGATCAGTTATGTGCGCAGCCTGATCTGGGCGATGCGCCGCCCGATACTGACGTTCAGTCTGATTATCGCGTTGTTCACCGGTGCCATGGGAGCGCTGGGGGCGGGGCTGATCAAGCTGGACTTTTTTGCCTCTGATCCACTGCGGCTGTTTTACGTCAATATTGAGATGGCACCGCAGACGCCGCTGGCCACTACCCTCGATAAAGTCCGGCAGATGGAACAACTGGTGCGTAAGCACCTGAAAGATGAAGACCTGCGTGCGGTGGTTGGCTACGCCGGGCAGCAGTTCACCGAGACTGCACCGATGTTCGGCGAACATTACGGACAGGTGCTGGTGGGTCTGCAGCCGAAGACCGATACCAATCGTTCCGTAGATGAGCTGCTGGCCGCGGTACGGGAGGATGCGCTGGCACTGCCGGGGCCGGTGAATACCACCTTCCTGCGTCTTGCCGGTGGCCCTCCGGTGTCGAGGCCGATCAGTATCAAAGTGCGCGGTGATGAGTACGCTGAGATCCGTGCGGCTGCGGATGCGCTGAAGGCGTTTA encodes the following:
- a CDS encoding oxidative damage protection protein — its product is MSRTVFCRKYKEELEGLDRPPYPGAKGQEIYDNVSKKAWKEWTDHQTMIINEKHLSLMDPSTREFLQTEMEKFMDGGDYEKAEGYVPPSK
- the mutY gene encoding A/G-specific adenine glycosylase, translated to MQPEQFSTAVLDWFDQHGRHDLPWQENKTAYHTWISEIMLQQTQVTTVIPYYQRFIERFPSVEALAAAEQDEVLHLWTGLGYYARARNLHKTAQIVTHNHQGQFPLSVEELSELPGIGRSTAGAVLSISSGRWAPILDGNVKRVLARFYALEGWPGTTANQKRLWQYAEQNTPRQRVGDYTQAMMDLGATLCTRSKPSCLLCPLQPHCEAFKQGKTDQLPAPKPKKTQPVKQTYMLLLQQDQGKEVLLYQRPPTGLWGGLWSLPQVSDLRDTLSETGLELDQASIQVLEPLRHTFSHFHLDITPVRARVNTPTDSVMEGKPLLWYNIEQPENVGLAAPVKKLLQQLAES
- a CDS encoding AsmA family protein produces the protein MKGLLKIIAGLAALVVVVILAGGAILGAFFDPNEYKPEIEQAALEKGGVELKINGDIGWSVFPWLGLEVNKIDVKFPGKPDLASLNQAQVSVRIAALFSGQVEMQSVVVDGLNLNLIQEKDGSNNWSATISTSQGTQQADSGSADSAGEAGPALALDIDSIQISNGRISYLDKTSDSEALLSDFNMSSGQVVTQAFFPAELSFTATQSVKGEEQIKAIAKLAAEFYLDLDKQQYKIKGLDSEINLSGKPLAGNSLTLATKADIDADLTRQMLNLNNLSLGLANLKAEGALAVKNFAAPEISGKLAVAPFDLNKLLSSVGQAEVKTTDPNVLKAISMNMELTGPANTLTAKSLNLKLDDTSFNGSAAYNLANSNISVNLQGDKLNADRYMPPASEQPQQTSAKASGSSQGGSAYPKDPILPIDALRALELDAKLGLSALHVSKMDVSNILLQVSAHGGLIKASKIDADLYSGTVRNNVTVDVRNNTPVITSNKTVKGIQIGEVLTAMAGEAQITGALNSSSNITLRGNSVHDFVNSMTGTAQVNMTDGVLHGIDMAQTVCQGMNNVSSLGINTQEVDRSTPFANMGASTTIKNGVVSNQDLKAALDAMSLSGKGTVNLPQQMLDYRLGFMVERNLFKETCSFPDKLEGVEIPVDCKGSFNTDPAKLCKPDLSFITNALKKQVKEKAKAKVEEKKAEVEEKVKEKLGDKLKGLFGN
- a CDS encoding GGDEF domain-containing protein, whose translation is MNDEVLHQLLEDNHQVLLLVIDALPFPIYYKDLNFRYLGCNRAYEEYVGLQREQIIGKDVFELFDKIPASIFHASDQELLANPGTQIYETPVHRAGEETIYVKFHKATFVDEQGNVAGLLGAIIDITEQKILEKKFQRLATYDDLTGIYNRREGRKQLKKLCQEATRRQRPICAILLDLDNFKQINDTFGHDAGDAVLKRTARALDRYSRAHDFVCRYGGEEFMIILPETSKQQAVQIAERYLAQLRQLEIEIMHGEVLQVTASIGVGELDLAFSDREMMLKQADLALYKAKNEGKNRVCC
- the hisB gene encoding imidazoleglycerol-phosphate dehydratase HisB; the encoded protein is MAERTAKVSRNTLETQITVSVNIDGSGQFKAETGVPFLEHMMEQISRHGLIDLDIHAVGDTHIDDHHTVEDIGITLGQAFKEAVGDRKGIMRYGHAYCPLDEALSRVVIDFSGRPGLDMKVEFTRGNIGRFDTQLFWEFFQGFVNHAGVTLHIDNIKGFNAHHQAETIFKAFGRALRYALEIDARAADVMPSTKGCL
- the hisH gene encoding imidazole glycerol phosphate synthase subunit HisH, whose amino-acid sequence is MSTVAVIDYGMGNLHSVAKALEFVQPGVEVWVTADPERVASADRVILPGVGAMRDCMAEILRAGVDKEVTDAINSGKPFLGICVGMQALLQRSEENGGVDCLAHFDGEVKYFGDDLREEGDRLKVPHMGWNEVAQMIDHPLWSEIEDGSRFYFVHSYYVQSEQRDLVAGVCRYGLQFDVALARDNVFAVQFHPEKSSKAGLQLLKNFLNWDGKI
- the hisF gene encoding imidazole glycerol phosphate synthase subunit HisF, with translation MALAKRIIPCLDVENGRVVKGVKFVDIRDAGDPVEVAKRYDEQGADEITFLDITATHEGRDTMVETVERMASQVFIPLTVGGGIRTCEDIRTMLNAGADKVSINSAAVFNPEFVKEASDRFGSQCIVVAIDAKKVSAADEEDRWEIFTHGGRKPTGIDAIEWARKMVALGAGEILLTSMDQDGVKNGYDIALTRAISEAVNVPVIASGGVGNLDHLVEGCIEGKADAVLAASIFHFNEYTVPQAKAYMRERGIEVRL
- a CDS encoding efflux RND transporter periplasmic adaptor subunit, with amino-acid sequence MVKPLDELLQPSSDSAPAEVVNEEHSLLSARISARVEQVLVQVGDQVQQDQPLLKLECRDYELAQQQAEAAVQALQAQLQLARQQLSRAQRLLQQKNASQELRDQRQAELNSLLAQQQGSKAALAEAGLMVQRCTPLAPFAGVITSRQISPGALVAPGTPMLKVLRQGSQEVSAALTREQAAQLRRSPEIWLQLNQQRYPLQLRAILPLLESRARTQQVRLGFSAEPAISGASGRLFWQSGEQRLPIRYVASRQGQLGVMQVVDGKAQFVVLPDAIEGQAARVGLPGDSLIIVEGQHSVIDGASVTLAGEE
- a CDS encoding efflux RND transporter permease subunit, yielding MMSRLFRNHVLANLTFVLVLVIGALCYQLLPRQQDPTINFNWVVVTTVLPGASAGDIEKRVTDPLEDAIENVSDIKFASSNSREAVSSLLIRFQDIDARTFDKRINDLRREIQNVEDELPENASDPVILELTSANAFPSVTVAVTALDDDENLRIQARNIEEDLERLAGIDRVDPVGLDDPELQVNFDPAVLQALSLSPTDLADTVAVWFRDISAGSVEVGGQSWLVRMVGRSADPDQVKQIPLVGLQGQEIRLSRIAEVTQTREKAAQDAVINGKPAVVLAVMKKADANTLELVERVKTYMDQRNLLATSTGVELVMVDDQTIPTREAISLMQNNALIGLLLVLLVAWLFLGARIAFLTAIGIPFILAGTFWVLWGMGETLNVTVLLGVVIVLGMLVDDAVVVVEAIYYRMQLGQPAYQATLASLSEVGRPVISAVLTTMAAFMPLMLLPGILGDFMRVIPMVVTIALAISLIEAFWMLPVHVSVARVSFADPGRMQRFRVRMTHKIQISYVRSLIWAMRRPILTFSLIIALFTGAMGALGAGLIKLDFFASDPLRLFYVNIEMAPQTPLATTLDKVRQMEQLVRKHLKDEDLRAVVGYAGQQFTETAPMFGEHYGQVLVGLQPKTDTNRSVDELLAAVREDALALPGPVNTTFLRLAGGPPVSRPISIKVRGDEYAEIRAAADALKAFMAQVPEITDISDDAGGGRMTLTLQADYDAITRAGLNPLQVIRTAQLLVDGEVVADMQHEGEKLEVRVRAKPQAYTDIDQLLDFKLPLPDGGQVPLSELVSFKREQALGNIRHYNFRRAITVEADLLPESIDTVTANAMVVEHWNSQLLSQFPNLDLDFSGELDDIQESMDAIGILFLFGIGLMYLILGTQFASYWQPLMILMTIPMAFTGVVMGLLLTSNPLSLFTMYGVVALAGIAVNAAIVLISAGNQRLEKGMSVKHATLYAARRRVIPILITSLTTIAGLFSLATGLGGHSLIWGPVATAIVSGLAFSTVLTLFLIPMLYRIFMQWSHKVVTDEERATL